In the genome of Montipora foliosa isolate CH-2021 chromosome 3, ASM3666993v2, whole genome shotgun sequence, one region contains:
- the LOC137994724 gene encoding uncharacterized protein, with amino-acid sequence MQFKRLMLFTIVLIVVFLSFKSYFQTAQIVATKKNYLRDLKDQNLNIKENIDWKKIPRKPSPRPEDMHDKWIVITTVSSPTEDVKKLSKIEGWKVVVVGDTKTPEDWSYPNCIFLSVENQRTLGYRIHDLIPYKSYARKNIGYLYAIQHGAKIIYETDDDNSPTSGNIAFYQKGIGDFYVYETDSVVVNPYEHFGQSSIWPRGYPLDYIADPPTHKFVRCEGVDISIQQGLVNGDPDVDAIFRLTRKDKGVDLNVKFDGNALPVALPPTTLAPFNSQNTLFLNRALWGMLLPTTVTFRVTDIWRGYWAQRLLWDVGSHLSFFPPNAVQFRNVHNYLADFIDEQNMYQQSSRLVNFLISWQSDKQHFFSRVLELSLAMTENGFWEMHDAVLTKAWLEDLVSIGYETPVINPVSKPCNNVKNEGKEILPREKASSYLRAGKELEKLRFMAT; translated from the exons ATGCAGTTCAAAAGGTTAATGCTATTTACTATCGTTTTAATTGTAGTCTTCTTGTCTTTcaaaagttattttcaaactgCCCAAATCGTGGCGACAAAAAAGAATTATTTGCGTGACTTGAAAGATCAAAACCTAAATATCAAAGAAAACATTGATTGGAAGAAAATACCACGAAAACCATCACCTAGACCAGAAGATATGCACGACAAATGGATTGTAATCACGACAGTAAGTTCTCCTACAGAAGATGTAAAGAAGCTTTCTAAAATTGAAGGTTGGAAAGTTGTGGTTGTTGGAGACACTAAGACACCTGAGGATTGGAG CTACCCCAATTGTATTTTCCTGAGCGTGGAAAACCAAAGAACTTTGGGTTACCGCATTCACGACCTTATTCCGTACAAGAGCTACGCACGAAAGAACATTGGATATCTGTATGCTATTCAACATGGCGCAAAGATTATCTATGAAACAGACGACGACAATTCGCCGACAAGTGGAAATATAGCATTCTATCAGAAAGGCATTGGAGACTTTTATGTCTACGAGACCGATTCCGTTGTGGTAAATCCATATGAACACTTCGGACAAAGCTCTATTTGGCCCAGAGGGTACCCCCTGGATTACATTGCTGATCCCCCGACACACAAGTTTGTAAGATGCGAAGGGGTGGACATATCAATACAGCAGGGGTTAGTTAACGGGGACCCTGATGTGGACGCAATATTTCGTCTCACGAGAAAAGACAAGGGTGTTGACTTAAATGTGAAGTTTGATGGCAATGCTCTCCCTGTTGCTCTTCCTCCAACTACATTAGCGCCTTTCAATTCTCAAAATACACTGTTTTTGAATAGAGCATTGTGGGGGATGCTGCTTCCAACAACAGTTACCTTTCGAGTTACGGACATCTGGCGTGGTTACTGGGCTCAACGCTTATTGTGGGACGTCGGTTCACATCTGTCTTTTTTTCCACCAAACGCGGTTCAGTTCCGAAATGTGCACAACTATTTGGCAGATTTTATAGATGAGCAGAACATGTATCAACAGTCTTCAAggcttgttaattttttgataagCTGGCAATCCGATAAGCAACATTTTTTTAGCAGAGTTCTGGAATTAAGTTTGGCTATGACAGAAAATGGTTTCTGGGAAATGCATGATGCAGTATTAACAAAAGCATGGTTGGAAGATTTGGTTAGTATTGGCTATGAAACGCCAGTTATAAACCCTGTTTCAAAGCCATGCAATAATGTTAAAAATGAAGGGAAAGAAATTTTGCCAAGGGAAAAAGCATCGTCATATTTACGTGCCGGAAAGGAATTGGAAAAACTCCGCTTTATGGCAACCTGA